A segment of the Chitinophagaceae bacterium genome:
TCAGTACTTCTTTTTTTTGCTGATAAGTAATTTGTTCCCTGTTTACAAAATCAGCTTCAGGCACGCTGTATCCATCCGTAAACTGTGCGGTATCGATACCGAGTTTTTTAATGCGTTTAATATAAGCCCGTTTAAAGGAGTTGATAAAAGCAGTATCTGTATTTCCAATTGCTTCCAGTACTTTGTCGGGACGGTTATATTTTACATCAAGCTGATCAAAAGTGATGATCTTCTGGTCTTTGGTTACATAATGCAATTGTTTGGCAGCTGCAGGTGTACACTGGTAATAGCCGGAAGGGAGTTGTGTAAAATAATCAGCACTGTCAATTGCAACAATCCTGTACCTGAATGTAAAATCGTTGGCTGAATAAAACTTTAGTTCTGAACCGGCGTTTGTATACAGCCATTTCCCATCGTTACTGAAATTCATCTTATACTTACCATCGGGGAAATAATTTTTCTGAAGCTTACCTGTATTTCTGTTCCATTTCCATAATGTATCCCTGAACCATGCCACATCATATTTACCATCGGGAGTTAACTGCCAGGTAAATGAAAGACCTGTGCCTCCGTGTTCTTCAATCAGTTCCATTTTATCCTTACGGAAATCACTGTTCCATACAAAATACTTTCCTGTTATGTCATGTGTTAAAATGGATTCTCCGTCAGGATAATAGGCAGCTGCATCAACCCAACCTGTATGATTTAATGTAAACAGTATCTGACCACTTACTGCATCCCAACCTTTTGCTGTTTTATCATACGATCCGGAAATGATATGCTTCCCATCAGGACTGAACTTTGCCGAAAAAACAGAACCATTATGCCGCATCTTATTCATCAGTTTCCCTGTTTCAGCATTCCATGTCCTTACAAAACTATCAGCTGATGCTGTCAGCAATGTTTTTCCATCTGCACTGAATGAAACATCCGTCACCTGGTGCCCGTGTTCAAATTTTTTGTCAACCCAGCCCTTTTCAATATCCCATGTACAGGCAGCTTTTCCTTCAACACCTGTTGCTAGCATAGTTTTAGCCGGATTAAAATTCATTGCCCGAATTAGTGTTGAATGTCCGCTCATTACTTTCATCATTTGTGCGGTTTGCAGGTTCCATAACCTGATGTGATAATCTTTTCCTGCAGTTGCAAGAAGGGAATGATCGTTGCTGATACAGGATGCAGTTATTTCCGTTGTATGCCCTTTTACAGAAAAGGTTTGAATTAGTTTACCCGTTGCAAGATCCAATACATTTATTTTCATTTTACTTCTTACCAGCAAATATTCTCCATCAATTGAAAACTGAAAAGCGATAACTGCATCACCGATTCCAAAAGAATACAGCATTTTCCCGGTTTTTACGTTCCACACTTTCAACACTTCATGAATATTTCTTGTAATGATATATTCACCATTGGGCGAAAATGAAAATTCAGTAGCTGCTGAAGGAATGGTTTGTGCCGAATCCCGAAATGCAATTTTACTTGAATCGGAAATAGTCAATTGTATCCTGCCTGTTTTCAGGTTCATCAAGTGGGTTACCCATCCCTTATCATTACAGAGGATACTGTTACCAGCATTATTGAAAACAGCCATGGCCGGATATTGTTTTCTGTCATAATCATCCCCTTTCCCCAATTCGTACAGTTTCTTACCAGTACTCACCTCCCATACAGCAATTTCTTCGGGCATGATTTTGTTCTGTGTAATGAGGTAAAGGTTATTGTTGGATAATACTCCGGCAAATGCAGAAAACAAACTTGTTTCAACTTTCAGTCTGCTGATTTCTTTCCTGTTTTTGATATCCCAAATAAAACCGGTTGAATCACGCCATGAATAAGAATATACTTTCGATCCGTCAGGACTCATAGAAAATGTGAGTATCTCTGTTTTATTTCCTGAAAAAACATGCAGCTGCTTACCGGTTTTTTATCTCCCATAATTTTACTCCCGGGTCTTTTGCCGTGGTAGTAACAACTTCTCTACCGTTGGGAGTAATAAGCAATTGTGGATATGCCCACGGGGTAATACCTCCATCACCACAAAACAGTTTGTATATATGTTGCCCTGTATTACAATCATACAAATGCAGAAAGGTACTGTCAGATATGGATGAAAAAGCCAGTAAACTTTTTCCATCGGGTGTAAAGCTGAATAAATAAAAAGTGGCCGCATTTTCCAAAAAACGATGAACTTCCTTTCCTGTTTTTAAAGCGTACAATACTGCAACCTTGTCACTTAAAACAGTTACTATTCTTTGAGTCGGCAAATGATAAACAGGCGTTCTTCCTTTGTCAATTGTGTAAAGCAGTAATCCTGTTTTCTTGTCCCACCCTTTGATTGATTGATCTCTAAACCCGCCGAATGTTACTGCAACATCAAGATTCCTGTCATAAATAATCTTTTCAGGATAATCAGTGTGTCCATCGGGTAACATCAGTTTAGGTTCCTGTGCAAAGCAACTGATAGCCAAAAAAAGTGCAGTGGCAGTTAAAAGCGTTTTCATTGCATGAACTTACTTCACCCCAATAAAGCAGGAAATGATTTTCATCAGACAAAAAATAAAGCCAGCAGCATTCAGTTTATCCGCATGTCCATGGTCAGTTATCCACCTGTTTCTTTGCGATTGTGGCGGGCCGGTTTAAGCAGTGATAAATAAAAAGCCACATTTGATTAGCAATCAGAAATACCCCCATCTTTGCATTCACCATCAACCACAAAAAAATACCATGCGTAAAACAATTCAGTTTGGAGAGGAAGTAGCAGGTTATAACATTCCAGTTTTAAATGAACGTGAAATAAGGGCAGCTGCAGGTATTTTGTTCTTAGCCACATTCATTTCTTTAATGATGATCATATTCCAGAATAATTTTGTACCCATCAAGTATGTCATCACTTTATTTCTCACCGATTTTATCATCCGTGTGTTTATTAACCCCAAATATGCGCCTACTTTAATCATCGGGCGCTTGATTGTACGAAACCAGAACCCCGAATATGTGGGTGCAAAACAAAAAAAATTCGCATGGATCATTGGCCTGGTGCTTTCATTCACCATGTTTATTTTTATGGTGCTGGTAAATTCATACAGCCCCATAACAGGTATTGTTTGTTTAATCTGCCTCATCTTCCTGTTCTTTGAATCAGCATTTGGTATTTGCCTGGGATGTATTGTTTATAAGTGGGTGTATAAAGAAAAGGCCCAGTACTGCCCTGGTGAAGTGTGCGATGTAAAAGCAAAACAGGACATTCAAAAAACATCTCTTGTTCAATTACTGATTGTAGCAGGCTTTATTGCTTACATTTTTATTACTGCATCGCTGTTCAATGAAAAGTTTAAAGAAAAGCCCTATGATTTGTTTGGAATATTTGGGAATGCGCAAAAGAAATAAGATGCCTGTTCATTATTGCCTGACAACAGGAAGGCTTGTGGCCTCCTGAACGAATCCTTCCGGTGAGTAAACTGCAATGCTGCTACAACCATTTCCCCTGCCCTGCTACATGCAACTACCTGTTTCCACTTATTTTATTTATATGGTACAATAAAATCAAATCGAATACACGAGTTTTACGTTCGTTAAACCGTACCATGCCGTTTACTACAATCAAAGAAAGCAATTTCACCCGTATCTCATTGCTCTGTTTAGTTACAGCGCTGTTGCTTTCGCTGGCAGTGATTTTTTTATGGGTGGCCGATTTACCCGGTCTCATGAAATACGGTATGCATCAGTCAATAACAAAATTCAATACAGCACTCTCAGCTTTATTAACCGGCATTTCTTTCCTGCTCATCACTCTCGGTAAACAGAAAAGAACTGCGTTGGTTCTTGCACTGCTTGTTTTGCTTATCAGCTGTATTACGCTTGCTGAATATGCTTTTCATTTTAATGCAGGCATTGATGAATTGTTTTTTAAAGATGCTGTTACACCCGTTGCAAACTACCCCGGCCGTATGTCGCTTGGTTCGGCCCTGCAATTTTTGGTACTGCCCTTTGTATTGCTGAGCATTGCGTATAAAAAAGAAAAGTTCATTACTGAATTGTTGCTTATTCCGCTGTGGAGTGTTTCCTTCATCATTGTAATGGGGTATTTTTTCCAGTTGGGAAAATCGGTTTCCTTTAACGGTTATTCCAAATTGTCGCTGCTTGCAGTATTGATCAGCTTCCTGCTTATAAGCGCTGTCTTCTTTGGCAAATCGGAAAATGGTTTTTTGGCACCTTTTACTAAAAAAACAAGTGCCGCAAAAGTAAATGGCCGTGCACTTATCATCAGTATTTTTTTAAGCCTGGCCTTTGGATGGCTCCGTTTACAGGGCGAGCTCTACGGTTTGTATGTACATAACTTCGGCATTGTGCTCATGGGTTTTTTTATTGTACTCATGCTTATCTATATTACCCGTTTCAATACCATCCGCTTAAACAGGGCCGAAGAACAGATTAAACGGGAAAAAGAACTGTCAGAAAATGTATTGGGCAGTATTCCCGGTATCTTTTATCTATTCGATTCCAACGGAACACTCTTAAAAAAAAATAACCTCTTTGCCAAAATAACCGGTTATGAAGAGCAGCAAATTGAACGCATGCATCCTCTCGATTTTTTTGAAGAAACAAAAAAACAACGCATGCAGCAACTCATTGCAGCCGTTTTTGAGAAAGGTAGTGTTACAGCAGAAGAACTGTTCGTTACCAAGAGCGGCCGCAAAATACCCATGTTATTTACAGCCGTAAGGATGATGTACGACGGGCAGCCCTGTGTTGTTGGTACAGGCCTGGATATTTCTGAACGTAAAAAGCTGAGGAAGAAGTGCAGTTGGTAAATGCACAGTTAAGGGAACTGACCAAACATATGGAAAACCTGCGTGAAGAAGAACGTCTGCATATTGCCCGTGAAATTCATGATGAACTGGGACAGCAGATAACCGTGTTAAAAGTGAATTTGGGCTGGCTGCAGAACAATGCAGAAGCAGATAAAGCAGAGAAACAGGAACGTTTGGCAAAAATGATGGAGTTGTCGGATAAAACCATTCATACCATCCGTAAAATATCTACTGATCTCCGCCCGCCCGTAATTAATGATCTCGGTTTGGCAGAAGCATTGAAGCTTTCTGCAAAAGAATTTCAAAGTCAAACAGGCATCAACGTAAATTTTTATACCGAGCTCGACATGCTGCAACTTTCTTCTGCAACAGCTACTGCACTTTACCGTATTTACCAGGAATGTTTAACCAATATTGCCCGTTTTGCAAAAGCAACTGTGGTTGAATCATCACTTGATCTGCACGATGGCACCTTGCTCTTATCAGTGAGTGATAATGGAAGAGGGTTTTCAATAGAAGAACTTACACAACGGAAAACACTGGGTGTAATTGGTATGCGTGAACGGGCATTTATGATTGGCGGCGTTTTCAGCATTCACAGTGAACCCGGCGAAGGCACCCATGTACAGGTGACGGTTACTTTAGAAAATGATTTGTAAAGACATCCTCTTCTCTCTCAGCATCCCTGTTATTGAATCTTTGTTGGCTGGCTACTAACAATGCCGGATATTTATCCTTTAATTCTTTTGTAATGACCAAACCATCTCCCTTTCCGCTTTTTATCACTGCTTTTCTCCTGCTCTTTGTTTCCCTGCACAGTTTTGCACAAACAGAAAAAGCGGAAGCAGGCATTCAGGAAATTATGCAGCAAAATAATGTAGTTGGTCTTTCAGTTGCAGTGGTTAAAAAAGGAAAGATCATTTATACGCATTCCTTCGGTATGAAAGATGTAGAATCGAATACTCCCTTAACAGATGATTGTCTTTTCCGCATAGCCTCTATCTCTAAATCCTTTTCGGCAACTTCCATTATGCAATTAGTGGAAGCAAAAAAACTTTCATTAGATGATGATGTAAGCAAGCTGGTTGACTTTGCAGTACGGAACCCCAGGTTTCCCAAAACAGTGATCACACTCCGCATGATCTTATCGCACCGTTCAAGCATTAACGACAGCCAGGGCTATTTTACACTCGATGCAATCAATCCTGCAAAGAATCCTAACTGGATAAACTGTTACAGCGATTACGAACCGGGAACAGGTTACCGTTACTGCAATCTGAATTATAATATGGTGGGTACAATCATAGAAAAAATTTCTGGTGAACGTTTTGATCAGTATGTGAAACATCATATTCTCGATCCACTCGGATTGTATGGCGGTTACTGTGTTGACTCACTTGATAAAACCCGCTTTGCTACTATTTATGAATACAATGATTCAACAAAGAAATTAGAGGCTGCACCTGCGGCTTATAATCCCCGCAGTGAAGAAATTGCCAATTATGTTATGGGCTACAGCACTCCCATCTTTTCCCCAACAGGTGGCATGAAGATTACTGCCACCGACCTGGCAAAGTACATGATCATGCACATGAAACAGGGACGTTCAAAAGGAACAAAAATCATATCGAAGAAGAGTGCACATGAAATGCAAACGAAACTTTCTGATAAAGAAGGATATGGTATGGCCATTATGACATCAGACAATCTCATCAATGGAAAAACAATGAAGGGGCATACGGGTTCAGCGTACGGTCTGTACAGCACCATGTTTTTTCATCCAAAAGAAAAATTCGGGATCGTTGTTATTACCAATGGGTGCAACCCCGGTTATACTGATGGCTTTCAGACAACAATCAGGAAAACGGTGAACTGTTTGTATGATGCGTTTATATCAGGTAATTAAGTTGTAAGGAATCTTTGCAGCTGAACGTTCAGCAAAGACAATGAATCTGAATGATGCAAATCATTGCAATGATTGACAAATCTCAGTGGTCATTTAATTTCTTTCACCTAACATTAGGTGGCTCCAATGAAACGGAGAGCACAGCATGAAATACCTTCCTCTTTCCCTGCTCATTCTGCTTGCAGGTGTGCAGTTATCTTTTGCGCAGCAAAGGGTTTATAAAACAGATAACTTTCTTATTCATTACGATTCGTCTGACGTTCCATCGAATAAGGATCACCGGTATACTTCGCTGCAGGCAAAGCATACAACAGCAGCCGTTCCCTATTATATCCAGGATATGGGTCTCTACCTGCAGACTGCCTTTGATAAATATGTATCACTTGGTCTTACAGCAAAAATGCAGGAAGCCGAATTTTATGAGCGTGAAGTAAAAGAAAAAAAAGCAGCCCCCACTTTGTTGAAGATTCTCATTTATGTGGAAGATATCAAAGACGCCAATGGAAAATCAATTGATGGCGAAACCTCATCGGCCAGTATTAAGATCAACACATTGGTTCCACCCGAACGTGGCATGAGTACAGCCCTTGCTTTACAGAAAACCTGCACACATGAACTGCTGCACTATGTAACCATGAAACACTACAGTCTTGTAGCTGCAGGTATGGCTACCAAATGGTGGTGGGAAGCTTTGGCTGTTCAGGCCGACCGTTTGGTCTTTCCCAATAACAAACCGTATGAAGCAGAGCAGTATGCGGGTGAAAGCAGTCAGAATCTTTCATTCGTTCTGCACCGTTCATGGGATGATTGCAACGAAGAACCCAACTGGTATACAGCAGGTGGTTTTCTCAGTTATCTACTGTATTACAGGCCCGGTGCACATGCCGATTTCAAAGAATTCTTTTTTCGCCCCACTCAGAATAAAACTTCTTATACCAGAACCGTGCTTGATACTTATGTAAAAGAACTGGGAGCTGTAAGCATTGGCCGGGAATATCATAACTATATTAAGTGGTGTTACGACAATAAAGGGTTTGCCGCCATTGACACGTCACCTGCTGCCCTTGCAGGAAATGCACATACGCAACTGATCAGGCTTGATGAAAAGTTTACAGCTGATACAGTTACAACTACCATCCCCTATATGGCTGCAAAAATCTACCGGTTAAAAAATATGGAGATCAAAAAGAAAACCATCATTGTAAAAAACAATACGCAATCGGAGAATGTGCTGATGTATGTTTACAGTTGCATACCCGGAAGCAGAAAAGAACTGATGACCCTGCGTTCTGCTTTAACCGGTGACAGTTTGATCTTTCATTACCAGGATAAACGGCAATGGCTCGACATTGTATCCATCAATGCTTCCAATGGTGAAACAGCAACAGCAAGTCTCATTGTTATTGATGCAGTAATGGCCGAAGGTGATTATAAAGGGAAGGTTGAATTTGGCGATGATAACAGTAAGATGAAATCGAAATACAGTATTACCCTTTCAGATCTGCACATCATCATTGATGAAAAAAACCAGGCAACAGGAAGCATCGAATTTCACATGGAATATCCAAAGGATGGAATGCTGGCCGAGTGTACCGATTTCCAGGGAAGAGTTGATGCTTATGGAAATTTTATTTTAAAGGGAAGAGTAAAAGAAACCAGCTTTCCTAAATGCAAAGAGGGATGTTGCACATTTGAATTAATTAAACAGGGAAGCCCCTGCATGAAAGCAACCAAATACCTGTACTGGCATTTTACCGGAAAGGTGAAGATAACGGCAATCCAAAAAGAAATTGAGGGTAACATCATTGTATCGCAATCGGCACAAATGCCGAAGGGTGATAAAGCCATGCTGAAATATGCTGTAAGTACAAATTAAATTTATTAAGTCGCTGTTATTCTGCAACCGGCAATGGCAGATTTTTTATATTTATAAAAAATACACCATGCTGAAAACTGTGTTCTTCTTTTTTTGTCTTGTTTATTTCGCAGGAGCATTTGCTCAGGCTGATAATAACACAACATTTGCCCGTTATATAAAAATATTACCGGGCGACAGTTTGCTCAAACTAAAAGAACCGGTTAAAAATCAGCTGACCAAATTAATCAGTGTTACAAAGCAACAGCATTTGATTTTTAATGGTGCAGATAAAAATGCAAACATCAATACCGGGCGCTGGCTTGCTGCCCGGCAAAAACAGGATTTGTACAGGGTGGACTTATCTTATTTAGTAAGTAAATACATTGGCGAGACGGAAAAAAACCTGGAACACATATTTAACACAGCTGAAGAAAAGAACTGGGTATTGTTTTTTGATGAAGCAGATGCCTTGTTTGGTAAGCGTACAAATACAGCAACAGAAAAAGAAAGTAACAGTAACCAGACTTATTTCCTGCAACGGATAAAAGAATTCAAAGGAACTGTTGTCATCGCCTGTACGGGAGAAGATTGTTTATCAAAAATCGCTAAGCAGAACTTTACACTGATAAAACAATAAGGACGACAGCAAATTTTTAACTAATAGATTCCAACATTTCATTTAAGTTAGCAGAATCATTCACATAACAGTGCACACATGAACTTTCTTGGCAATCTTATCTGGCTCATCTTTGGCGGCTTCTTCGCTGCACTGGGTTATTTTTTTGGAGGAATCGTTCTCTGCATCACCATTGTTGGGATTCCATTCGGACTGCAGTGTTTTAAATTGGCAGGTCTTGTGCTGTGGCCATTTGGCAAACAGGTGGTGAGCAATACAAGTCAAACTGGATGCCTGTCTGTTGTGGCCAATATCATCTGGATATTAGTTGGCGGATTGTGTGTTACCGTTACGCATCTTGTAATGGGTGCTCTTTTGTATATTACTATCATTGGCATTCCCTGGGGCAGGCAACATTTTAAATTGCTTGAAATTTCATTGATGCCATTTGGAAAAAAGATTGTGCAGGGATAGTAAAAGAAATAATAAATGAAGAATTAAAAATGAGGGATGAGAAAGTAACAGAAGAAAATAAACACAGCTTTTTTTTAACGTTTGTAACTTTTTATATGAAATCAATATCAACCAGCCTGATGCTCTTCTTTGTTTTATGTACAAATGTTTCTACCGCACAAAAAACATATGTGAATACTCCACCTGAAATTTCACCAATGCCCATGAAACCGGAAATGACGGAGATCTGGAACCCTGAAGTAAAACTGGTTACTCCCGGCAAAAAAACTGGCGAAGCCCCTTCTGATGCTATCATTTTATTTGATGGTAAAAATCTTGATCAGTGGATAAGTCAGAAAGACAAATCAAAACCTGCTCCCTGGAAAATAATCAACAACGATTACTTCGAAGTGGTTCCCGCTTCTGGTGGTATTCAAACAAAGATGGCATTTGGTGATTGCCAGCTGCATATTGAATGGAGTGCACCTGATGCGGTTGAAAACGGCGGGCAGGCAAGAGGAAACAGTGGTTTGTTTTTTCAGAACCGGTATGAACTGCAGATACTCGATTCGTACAACAACAGAACTTACAGTAACGGCCAGGCAGGAAGTATTTATAAAGATCATCCTCCGTTAGTAAATGCTATGCGTACCCCGCAGGAATGGAACGTGTATGATGTAATTTATACTGCACCACGGTTTAAAGCCGATGGACAATTAGATGCTCCTGCAAGAATTACCGTGTTACATAATGGTGTAGTGGTGCAGAACAATGTAACCATTCACGGCCTTACATATTATACCGGCTTACACAACTACCATTCTGCACATACTGAAGATGTGATTTCTTTACAGGATCACGATTCCAAAGTACAATTCAGAAATATCTGGATCAGGAAATTGTAGATGCTGAAGAAGAAATAAGAAACCTGCAATCATTTTTCTGATCAGACTATTTACTTACATTGTTGAGTAAATAAATTCTGCTGTGCAGTTCATCTTACAATTGCTCCATGAAAAGCAGTACACATAAACCCGCTTATTATGTCATCAACGGCATAACCATTTACAGGGTTATTGCTGCGCCAGTTTTACTGTTGATACTGCTGTTCAAACAGTATGATCTTTTTAAATGGCTGCTCGTCTTCAGTTTTTTTACGGATTTCATTGATGGTTTCCTGGCAAGAAAGTTCAGAGTAACGAGCATCTTCGGCACAAGACTA
Coding sequences within it:
- a CDS encoding sensor histidine kinase encodes the protein MQLVNAQLRELTKHMENLREEERLHIAREIHDELGQQITVLKVNLGWLQNNAEADKAEKQERLAKMMELSDKTIHTIRKISTDLRPPVINDLGLAEALKLSAKEFQSQTGINVNFYTELDMLQLSSATATALYRIYQECLTNIARFAKATVVESSLDLHDGTLLLSVSDNGRGFSIEELTQRKTLGVIGMRERAFMIGGVFSIHSEPGEGTHVQVTVTLENDL
- a CDS encoding caspase family protein; the encoded protein is MSPDGSKVYSYSWRDSTGFIWDIKNRKEISRLKVETSLFSAFAGVLSNNNLYLITQNKIMPEEIAVWEVSTGKKLYELGKGDDYDRKQYPAMAVFNNAGNSILCNDKGWVTHLMNLKTGRIQLTISDSSKIAFRDSAQTIPSAATEFSFSPNGEYIITRNIHEVLKVWNVKTGKMLYSFGIGDAVIAFQFSIDGEYLLVRSKMKINVLDLATGKLIQTFSVKGHTTEITASCISNDHSLLATAGKDYHIRLWNLQTAQMMKVMSGHSTLIRAMNFNPAKTMLATGVEGKAACTWDIEKGWVDKKFEHGHQVTDVSFSADGKTLLTASADSFVRTWNAETGKLMNKMRHNGSVFSAKFSPDGKHIISGSYDKTAKGWDAVSGQILFTLNHTGWVDAAAYYPDGESILTHDITGKYFVWNSDFRKDKMELIEEHGGTGLSFTWQLTPDGKYDVAWFRDTLWKWNRNTGKLQKNYFPDGKYKMNFSNDGKWLYTNAGSELKFYSANDFTFRYRIVAIDSADYFTQLPSGYYQCTPAAAKQLHYVTKDQKIITFDQLDVKYNRPDKVLEAIGNTDTAFINSFKRAYIKRIKKLGIDTAQFTDGYSVPEADFVNREQITYQQKKEVLTIRIHAADSMYRLDHFNVWINEVPLFGLKGISIKHRRSKLYDTTIAVHLSQGENRIETSVTNVNGTESYHMPMYVNYTPVKAVTETVYFTGIGINEFADSTHNLRWCVKDIRNLALKLKEKYPAIVIDTLFNKDVTISNVRQLKQRLLKTGINDKVIIAYSGHGMLSRQYDYYLSAYNVNFSEPGENGIAYEEIENLLDGIPARKKLLLLDACHSGELDKDELLAIQDNKLKTGNRGLLVNRGSSEEGNNQRRTVGLQNSFELMQSLFVNVGKGTGAVVIAAAGGVQFAQERGDLQNGVFSYALLEAMEQYKTITVSQLKAYVGKRVEDITRGGQRPTTRNELKETDWTVW
- a CDS encoding beta-lactamase family protein, which gives rise to MTKPSPFPLFITAFLLLFVSLHSFAQTEKAEAGIQEIMQQNNVVGLSVAVVKKGKIIYTHSFGMKDVESNTPLTDDCLFRIASISKSFSATSIMQLVEAKKLSLDDDVSKLVDFAVRNPRFPKTVITLRMILSHRSSINDSQGYFTLDAINPAKNPNWINCYSDYEPGTGYRYCNLNYNMVGTIIEKISGERFDQYVKHHILDPLGLYGGYCVDSLDKTRFATIYEYNDSTKKLEAAPAAYNPRSEEIANYVMGYSTPIFSPTGGMKITATDLAKYMIMHMKQGRSKGTKIISKKSAHEMQTKLSDKEGYGMAIMTSDNLINGKTMKGHTGSAYGLYSTMFFHPKEKFGIVVITNGCNPGYTDGFQTTIRKTVNCLYDAFISGN
- a CDS encoding YccF domain-containing protein, translating into MNFLGNLIWLIFGGFFAALGYFFGGIVLCITIVGIPFGLQCFKLAGLVLWPFGKQVVSNTSQTGCLSVVANIIWILVGGLCVTVTHLVMGALLYITIIGIPWGRQHFKLLEISLMPFGKKIVQG
- a CDS encoding DUF4395 domain-containing protein; amino-acid sequence: MRKTIQFGEEVAGYNIPVLNEREIRAAAGILFLATFISLMMIIFQNNFVPIKYVITLFLTDFIIRVFINPKYAPTLIIGRLIVRNQNPEYVGAKQKKFAWIIGLVLSFTMFIFMVLVNSYSPITGIVCLICLIFLFFESAFGICLGCIVYKWVYKEKAQYCPGEVCDVKAKQDIQKTSLVQLLIVAGFIAYIFITASLFNEKFKEKPYDLFGIFGNAQKK
- a CDS encoding AAA family ATPase, coding for MLKTVFFFFCLVYFAGAFAQADNNTTFARYIKILPGDSLLKLKEPVKNQLTKLISVTKQQHLIFNGADKNANINTGRWLAARQKQDLYRVDLSYLVSKYIGETEKNLEHIFNTAEEKNWVLFFDEADALFGKRTNTATEKESNSNQTYFLQRIKEFKGTVVIACTGEDCLSKIAKQNFTLIKQ
- a CDS encoding PAS domain S-box protein — protein: MPFTTIKESNFTRISLLCLVTALLLSLAVIFLWVADLPGLMKYGMHQSITKFNTALSALLTGISFLLITLGKQKRTALVLALLVLLISCITLAEYAFHFNAGIDELFFKDAVTPVANYPGRMSLGSALQFLVLPFVLLSIAYKKEKFITELLLIPLWSVSFIIVMGYFFQLGKSVSFNGYSKLSLLAVLISFLLISAVFFGKSENGFLAPFTKKTSAAKVNGRALIISIFLSLAFGWLRLQGELYGLYVHNFGIVLMGFFIVLMLIYITRFNTIRLNRAEEQIKREKELSENVLGSIPGIFYLFDSNGTLLKKNNLFAKITGYEEQQIERMHPLDFFEETKKQRMQQLIAAVFEKGSVTAEELFVTKSGRKIPMLFTAVRMMYDGQPCVVGTGLDISERKKLRKKCSW
- a CDS encoding DUF1080 domain-containing protein, producing the protein MKSISTSLMLFFVLCTNVSTAQKTYVNTPPEISPMPMKPEMTEIWNPEVKLVTPGKKTGEAPSDAIILFDGKNLDQWISQKDKSKPAPWKIINNDYFEVVPASGGIQTKMAFGDCQLHIEWSAPDAVENGGQARGNSGLFFQNRYELQILDSYNNRTYSNGQAGSIYKDHPPLVNAMRTPQEWNVYDVIYTAPRFKADGQLDAPARITVLHNGVVVQNNVTIHGLTYYTGLHNYHSAHTEDVISLQDHDSKVQFRNIWIRKL